CCTCGGGCTCCACAATTGGTACAATGCGCTCCGACTGGCAGATGGATGCATAACGGGCCAAGACATTGGCGTTCTCCAAAATGGACTGGTATGAAGGGGTGTTCTTGCCGATCTTCAGAACGCAACGCCATTTGGCGAAATCACAACCCTCCTTCTTGTACTTGGCGCAACGGGCAGCCAAGTCATCCAGACCCTGGGTGGTGGACTCATCCTCAGAGCCGAACAGTGGCACAACACCCTTGTCGACCTTAATGCCGGGAATGATGCCCTTCTTCTTCAGCAGCTGAACGAAGGGAGTACCGTCATCGGCCTTCTGGTACAGAGTCTCGTCGAACAGGATCACGCCCGAAATGTTCTCAGACAACTTATCGTCAGTGGTGAACAGGAGCTGGCGGTAGGCGCGACGGTTCTCATCGGTGTTCTCCACGCCAATGTCCTTAAGACGCTTGCCCATGGTCGAGACGGACTCATCGGCAGCGAGAATACCCTTGCCAGGAGCAACGATCGCCTGAGCGATGGTCTTGAGCTCCTCCTGCAGCTCCTTGCTGGGATAGTTGAAGTATGTGGTCATGTTTGAGATTCGCGTATAGTTCTGTAAAACACGTGTCCATTTTGTTGGTAAAATGTGATAAATTAGAAGAGTTTGTAagcattgcattttaaatatcaaaataatgggttatgcaatttatttgcaacaataaatttcTAACTAAACGCTTAATTTTGGAAACCCTAATTATCGAAAAAGCTGAGGAATAgtctagaaaaaaatataactacaATTTTTGTACTGCTCCTaaacttttgaaattgtttggaaataataaatatggtattaaaaatttatcaacaTCTATCAATCATAAGGGCTTAACATTTTGAAAGCTACTCAAATGCACAGCTGTTTCCAGCTGGAAAGAGAGGGAgccagagagagagcaagcgagagagaaatgagaaaaaagTGCCCACGTTTGTATTGCAAAATTGAGAGAGCAACTCCAGCTACTGGCAACATTTCGTTAACATATGCATACACATAAATGTTGCCAACGAAATGTTGCTAAGCTCATTTATTTAGCATTCGCTAAACTATTTTCAAATGGTAACATTTtcacttaatattaaattgttacatataccaaaatatttgtatgtgtgtatgtacaacTGAGTAACACTATTTGCTTATCGACGTCacgtcatttatttatttctttccaCATTCatctaaaaataatgattttttcacttgCTTGTTTAGGACAAACTTCACTGATTACAACACATTATTTCTGTATTATTCATTACTCTAAGTTTGGGAACTGCTACAAGAGTGAACCAACCTGGTCAATGCTTTTCTAGCAACTGACTCAGTTCGGATGTGCGAATCGTAAGACAACCTCGTCGCCTGATGTAATCAAACCGGTAGGCATCGAAATATTACAGTTGTTTTATATGGCTGGAGGGAGGTTTAGGGGGCAAAACACCCTCGCATTTGTGACgttcactttcactttcaaCAGAAGCTGCCCTGCTGAGTGACGTGCGACATGCGGCGCATGCTCTACGCAGTGACATTGAACAAGGTCAAGCAACATGTTGCGACTGCTCAAGTGTTGCCAAAGCGAAATTCATGACGTGTTGCTTACGAAACGGTTATACTAAATTGTTTAAGCCAACAGAAATTAATGTAGTGCGTGTAGCGCGCAAGAGAGGCAGTCTGTGAGAGAGTAATTCCGATAGATAGCATAGGGAAATCGGGCGATATAAGAGAGAAAAGCTTAAGATACAAGAAAGTTGCAAGGCTACTGTTTGACTTGTTTGACATTGAAAAGCACGCACTGacagcaatatatatatatatatatatatatatatatatatatacatcgaAGTatgtatactcgtatatgtaCTACATGTATACGGGGACGATTTCAACAACTGATTAGAAGCAGCGCAActgataatttaataactataaataaaaaacatttgtttactTCAGAAAAAACAACGATAATTAATAAACTACACTAAAAATACTACAATTTGAcacaaaaataagttttgtttttttatatatacatatatatctttgATAGATATATAGAGCTGATTCACTTAGTTGACACACACCTACACGAGCCGGCAATCGATCGAAGACTGAAATGTAGCCCAAAATATacgacaaataaatataaaagcgaATAGCACAAAGCGAcgcatgacaacaacaacaataacgacaacataaaacaaaaacaacactaaTTTACTGCTGCTATCAAGAGAATATACGAatgtatgtatacacatataaaaataaaatagacacATGTGTATAAATACGAGAGATGTGTGTGAAGAGCTGCTGctaaaaaaacaagttgataaaatgtatagtaatttttcgaaaattatgGAAACTTTGCTGAGCAACAATTGACTCGCATGTTGTCTGTTGTCAAgcagttaacatttttaaccttcagcaaattagaaaaaaaaaaacaaaaataaacgagCCCCCATTCAGAAAGAATATGCGATTCCAAAGTCTTTACAAACGTTATCAATATGAAACTTGTTCAGGATGTTGTTGTCTAAATACCCGTTCCCGCCTCCCCAGTCATCAGCAATAGGTCAAAAGATTCAAACGAGCTTCGACAAATATGAGCTGCTATAAAGTATGGTATAGTATTTACAATCTGTgattatgtattattaattaaatcaaaaatatataattcttcTGATTTAGCCATGCTTACAgttctttaatatataaggtgcagatataaaaatttaatttgaatttgcaaaCCTATTAAAGGTTTGTTCTCGATaagtagcaaaaataaaaatctgaagAGAAAAACcatataaatgcatattaaagaTTATCATAATTCCCTATTTTAAACATCTGAAtactttgtaatttttttctttttgcaaaAAACAAGACCTTTTGGAGAAACTTATTACTGATAAAGGGAAAAGGGAACTGGTTTCATTCAAAAACTTGTTTTGCGTCTTAAATAATGTGTATATACCCGACCTTTATTTACACTTTACTTTATTGTCACCCTTAACATAGGGCTCTCTTGCTCTCACTGTTACTCTCTCTATGGATCACTCTCTTATCGAAGCAGAGCAAAACTTCTGAAGTGACAACCACACCCGAGTTAAACAGATAAAAGGTATTTACTTTTTGTCTAttaatctctctctctctcctctcttttCCCTGTCGattgctctctcgctctttctcacTGTCTTTGTCATTTGCAATCAACTGTTAGTTAAATCTTTCTCAGAGAAGGAAATGAAACGACAAATGCTGATGAAGTCAACAAACGCAAATCGATGACGATTTTTAATTGAGAACTAATCAAAAGCTAATTAAAACATTCATCTAGATAATTAGAAATATACTATGTATAGTATACTGAAGACAAATGCATTGGTCTGCATGCAATATTTGAGACaactatttataaagaaaagcaacaacaaaaaagactTCTACAAATTGCAGTTGAATCGTTGCCAAGAATTAAATGAACCCACAAGTGAAAATGTAGCTCAGCAGatggacagagagagagggaagtgGAGGCTTTGCACGGATTAGCCGGTTAATCCGGCATTGCaactactatatatatactgtTATCCGAAAGCTGCCGGCGGTCTCAGGTTTCTTATCAGCTTTGGAACGGTTGCATAGGTCAACGGCGTAGCTGACGATAAGCACTGCATATGGAGCTACAAAGTTCGTGAAGCACTCATAAAAaacttatatgtatgtagctaGAAAATTTCCAGtctcacacactctcacacaaaCACCAACATAAGCGAGAATGTTCTGTAATTTGCAGTCAGCTTTTAAAAGTGCAAAACGATTACGAAACCACTTTGGGATGAGACTAAAAAAACGAGCAATGCACTTGATATTATTACGAGATAACGAACTGCgctttcttttcttattttgttgtagattattatttatatttttttcagacactcgcacacactctCGAACACACTTGCACACTCACCGATCTGGAAAATGTAACTGTGTGGGTGTTTGCTTTGCGCTACTCTGCTGCTGGCTACCGGCtggctctgctgctgctgctgcactggAGTTAAGTAGACGACGCTTTTATTTTCGGCTAtcgactgcgacgtcgacgtgAAATTCCAAAgcgaaataagtaaaaggcAGCCGAAT
The genomic region above belongs to Drosophila innubila isolate TH190305 chromosome 3R unlocalized genomic scaffold, UK_Dinn_1.0 2_E_3R, whole genome shotgun sequence and contains:
- the LOC117792414 gene encoding fructose-bisphosphate aldolase isoform X2, which translates into the protein MTTYFNYPSKELQEELKTIAQAIVAPGKGILAADESVSTMGKRLKDIGVENTDENRRAYRQLLFTTDDKLSENISGVILFDETLYQKADDGTPFVQLLKKKGIIPGIKVDKGVVPLFGSEDESTTQGLDDLAARCAKYKKEGCDFAKWRCVLKIGKNTPSYQSILENANVLARYASICQSERIVPIVEPEVLPDGDHDLDRAQKVTETVLAAVYKALNDHHVYLEGTLLKPNMVTAGQSAKTKNTPEEIGLATVQALRRTVPAAVPGVTFLSGGQSEEEASVNLSAINKVPLVRPWALTFSYGRALQASVLRAWGGKKENIGAGQNELLKRARANGEAAVGKYVPGSAGSGSGSLFIANHAY
- the LOC117792414 gene encoding fructose-bisphosphate aldolase isoform X1, translating into MTTYFNYPSKELQEELKTIAQAIVAPGKGILAADESVSTMGKRLKDIGVENTDENRRAYRQLLFTTDDKLSENISGVILFDETLYQKADDGTPFVQLLKKKGIIPGIKVDKGVVPLFGSEDESTTQGLDDLAARCAKYKKEGCDFAKWRCVLKIGKNTPSYQSILENANVLARYASICQSERIVPIVEPEVLPDGDHDLDRAQKVTETVLAAVYKALNDHHVYLEGTLLKPNMVTAGQSAKTKNTPEEIGLATVQALRRTVPAAVPGVTFLSGGQSEEEASVNLSAINKVPLVRPWALTFSYGRALQASVLRAWGGKKENIGAGQNELLKRARANSQACQGKYVAGSIPSFAANASLFVAGHKY